Proteins from a genomic interval of Psychrobacter fulvigenes:
- the lptA gene encoding lipopolysaccharide transport periplasmic protein LptA produces the protein MLLALPLYSHALPSDANQPIKLLADKATYSERTGVTSYSGNVIITQGTLRLTADDITVNLSQQRSINSAVATGRPATMQQIVTKEKGLAKGQANKIDYNAVTGIITLTGNAKLDQNGASFAGNVIRYSLKAGDVEATAGGNQRVELILPPSNSTNQSSIR, from the coding sequence ATGCTATTGGCTTTGCCTCTATACAGCCATGCACTGCCATCTGATGCCAATCAGCCAATTAAGTTGCTAGCGGATAAAGCGACTTATAGTGAGCGTACAGGTGTCACCAGTTATTCTGGTAATGTTATTATCACTCAAGGCACGCTTAGGTTGACTGCGGATGATATTACCGTCAATCTCTCTCAGCAGCGTAGCATTAATTCGGCGGTAGCGACTGGACGTCCAGCGACCATGCAGCAGATAGTCACTAAAGAAAAAGGCCTAGCAAAAGGCCAAGCCAATAAAATAGATTACAATGCGGTCACGGGCATCATCACCTTAACGGGTAATGCCAAGCTAGATCAAAACGGTGCCAGCTTTGCAGGTAATGTTATTCGTTATAGTCTCAAAGCGGGAGATGTAGAAGCGACTGCTGGCGGTAATCAGCGTGTTGAGTTGATACTGCCACCTAGTAATAGTACTAACCAGAGCAGCATACGCTAA
- the lptB gene encoding LPS export ABC transporter ATP-binding protein — translation MQNLGKRYGKRWVVKDVSFSVEQGQVVGLLGPNGAGKTTSFYMVVGLVNMDKGRVTLGKMDLSKYAMHERARAGIGYLPQEASIFRKLSIEDNILAILQTRKELTAAEQRQELEKLIGEFNLGHVRKSLGMSVSGGERRRCEIARALAADPKFILLDEPFAGVDPISVGDIKEVILTLKNRGIGVLITDHNVRDTLAICEKAYIVSEGAIIAEGTPQDILSNDLVKSVYLGKDFQV, via the coding sequence ATGCAAAACCTAGGCAAGCGCTATGGCAAGCGCTGGGTAGTCAAAGATGTCTCATTCTCTGTTGAGCAAGGACAAGTGGTTGGGTTATTAGGGCCTAATGGTGCGGGTAAAACGACCAGCTTTTATATGGTAGTCGGTCTGGTCAATATGGATAAGGGCCGTGTGACGTTAGGTAAGATGGATTTATCCAAATATGCCATGCATGAGCGTGCCCGTGCTGGTATTGGCTATTTGCCGCAAGAGGCTTCTATCTTTCGTAAGCTGTCTATTGAAGACAATATCTTGGCCATTTTGCAGACGCGTAAGGAGCTGACGGCCGCCGAGCAGCGCCAAGAGCTAGAAAAGTTAATCGGTGAATTCAATCTAGGACATGTGCGCAAGTCTCTAGGGATGAGTGTCTCCGGTGGTGAGCGCCGTCGCTGCGAGATTGCGCGCGCGTTAGCTGCTGATCCTAAGTTTATCTTATTGGATGAGCCCTTTGCGGGCGTTGACCCTATTTCTGTGGGTGATATTAAAGAGGTCATTTTGACCCTGAAGAATCGCGGTATCGGAGTGCTAATCACTGATCATAATGTCCGAGATACGCTAGCAATTTGTGAAAAGGCTTATATCGTCTCAGAAGGCGCTATTATCGCTGAAGGCACCCCGCAAGACATCTTGAGCAACGATTTGGTTAAGTCTGTCTATCTAGGTAAGGACTTTCAAGTATAA
- the radA gene encoding DNA repair protein RadA — protein sequence MAKNKSSYVCQHCGAHFGKWSGQCSDCGEWNSLVEAPNVSMPHHNKNTAKPSTSRAASRNAGAPAGNYSGTHSAVMPLNAVSVTLDTRLPTGISEFDRVLGGGLVAGSVVLIGGDPGIGKSTILLQTATNMARADSLAGSALYVTGEESLAQVAMRAKRLDLPADRLRVLAETNVETICAALTQEQPAVAIIDSIQTIYTDAINSAPGGVSQIRESAAILTRYAKQTGTALFLVGHVTKEGTLAGPRVLEHMVDTVLYFEGQSDSRFRMIRAVKNRFGAVNELGIFGMTDMGLKEVANPSAIFLSRYDKPVAGSVVMVSREGTRPLLVEVQALVDDSQGQPRRMALGLDYQRLSMLLAVMHRHGGIHTSGQDVYVNVVGGVKVIETGSDLAVLLACASSIKERALPSSLAVFGEVGLSGEIRPVPNGQERLKEAMKHGFKHAIVPKSNAPTTNSAQFKGINIIAVERLDDAIERAFEL from the coding sequence ATGGCAAAAAATAAAAGTAGCTATGTCTGTCAGCACTGCGGAGCGCATTTTGGCAAATGGTCAGGACAATGTTCTGATTGTGGCGAATGGAACAGTTTGGTAGAAGCCCCCAATGTTAGTATGCCGCATCATAATAAAAACACTGCCAAGCCTAGTACCAGTCGAGCTGCCTCTCGTAATGCAGGTGCACCTGCTGGCAACTATTCTGGAACGCACAGTGCAGTCATGCCGCTCAATGCTGTCAGTGTTACGCTAGATACGCGTCTGCCAACAGGCATCAGCGAGTTTGATCGAGTGTTGGGCGGTGGATTGGTGGCAGGTTCAGTAGTGTTGATAGGCGGTGATCCCGGTATTGGTAAGTCAACGATTTTGCTTCAAACAGCAACCAATATGGCACGCGCAGACTCTTTAGCCGGTAGTGCGCTCTATGTGACAGGTGAAGAGTCGCTGGCTCAGGTAGCCATGCGAGCCAAACGCTTGGATTTGCCTGCTGATCGATTGCGAGTACTGGCTGAGACCAATGTAGAGACTATTTGTGCAGCGTTAACCCAAGAGCAGCCAGCGGTTGCTATTATCGACTCCATCCAGACCATCTATACCGATGCCATTAACTCTGCACCAGGCGGTGTCAGCCAAATCCGTGAATCGGCTGCTATTTTGACCCGATATGCTAAGCAGACAGGGACGGCGCTATTTTTGGTCGGTCATGTCACCAAAGAAGGGACGCTGGCAGGTCCACGTGTGCTTGAGCACATGGTCGATACGGTCTTGTATTTTGAAGGGCAGTCTGACTCACGCTTTCGCATGATTCGAGCCGTTAAAAACCGCTTTGGTGCGGTGAATGAGCTGGGTATCTTTGGTATGACGGATATGGGCTTAAAGGAGGTGGCCAATCCATCCGCCATATTTTTGAGCCGTTATGATAAGCCCGTTGCTGGCTCAGTCGTCATGGTCAGCCGTGAAGGTACCAGACCGCTACTGGTCGAAGTGCAGGCACTGGTTGATGACTCGCAAGGACAGCCACGACGTATGGCACTTGGTCTTGATTATCAGCGTCTATCAATGCTGCTAGCGGTCATGCATCGTCATGGTGGCATTCATACCAGTGGGCAAGATGTTTACGTCAACGTGGTTGGCGGTGTCAAGGTGATAGAAACGGGTTCTGATTTAGCCGTGTTATTGGCGTGCGCATCGAGCATTAAAGAAAGAGCGTTACCATCATCGTTAGCGGTATTCGGTGAGGTAGGTCTATCGGGTGAAATTCGCCCTGTACCAAACGGGCAGGAGCGTTTAAAAGAAGCAATGAAGCATGGGTTTAAGCATGCCATTGTACCTAAGTCTAATGCGCCAACAACTAATTCTGCTCAATTTAAAGGCATTAATATAATCGCTGTTGAGCGCTTGGACGATGCGATAGAAAGAGCGTTTGAGCTATAG
- a CDS encoding septal ring lytic transglycosylase RlpA family protein, producing the protein MNKRLSGLLTMSVCLCAGSAVASNANAVEAKTSLATLSQDNASHIDRVLGELTRQHDNASSLVKSARQPTSLALNSSLLANDTSQVTDDEDVLERLTAVASNSVSKFKQTGLASWYGRKFHGRKTASGETFDMNALTAAHRSLPLNCYVKVTNKTNGKSVVVKVNDRGPFHGNRVMDLSYGAAKQLGITNKGVGNVSIERVDGP; encoded by the coding sequence ATGAATAAGCGTCTGTCTGGTTTACTTACAATGTCGGTGTGTTTATGTGCTGGATCTGCAGTGGCATCTAACGCAAACGCAGTAGAAGCAAAAACCTCCCTTGCGACTTTGTCACAAGATAACGCCTCCCATATTGATCGCGTGCTCGGTGAGCTTACTCGCCAACATGATAATGCTTCAAGCCTAGTCAAGTCCGCCCGTCAGCCGACATCGTTAGCATTGAACAGCTCTTTATTAGCCAATGATACCAGCCAAGTCACTGATGACGAAGACGTATTAGAGCGTTTAACTGCTGTGGCGTCGAACTCTGTGAGCAAATTTAAGCAGACTGGTCTGGCTTCTTGGTATGGTCGTAAGTTTCATGGTCGTAAAACCGCCAGTGGTGAAACATTTGATATGAATGCTTTGACTGCAGCCCATCGCTCATTACCCCTTAACTGCTATGTTAAAGTAACCAATAAAACCAATGGCAAAAGCGTCGTGGTTAAAGTCAATGACCGCGGGCCTTTTCATGGCAACCGCGTCATGGATTTATCTTATGGGGCAGCTAAACAATTGGGTATCACCAACAAAGGGGTTGGCAACGTTTCGATTGAGCGGGTTGATGGGCCTTAG
- the rodA gene encoding rod shape-determining protein RodA — protein sequence MSLNPQYRFSRQSHHFGQHHEPTLWQRIHIDPWLTILLLTICSIGLTILYSASSQDNAMVIRQLVSYGVGFTVMFIMAQIPPNIYRSFTPIFYILGIVLLVLVEIIGEVRMGAKRWIDIPGFGSVQPSEFMKLGMPMMCAWFLSKRELPPSFLSVIVTLAIIIIPVLLVAIEPDLGTSLLVAASGIFVLFLAGLSWRMISGALALTIPLVAFAWQFLLHDYQRTRVLTLFNPEGDAQGAGWNIIQSKTAIGAGGLSGKGYLEGTQSHLHFLPEGHTDFIIAAFSEEFGLFGVILLMFIYACLLTRALYIAFTHPDTYSRLLAGAIAMSFFVYIFVNVGMVGGLLPVVGVPLPFISYGGTAIVTLMAGFGLLMSIHTHKSY from the coding sequence ATGTCTCTGAATCCACAATATCGTTTTTCACGTCAAAGCCATCATTTCGGTCAACATCATGAGCCGACTTTGTGGCAACGCATTCATATAGATCCATGGCTAACGATACTACTCCTAACTATCTGCAGCATTGGGCTGACCATACTCTATAGCGCTTCTTCGCAAGATAATGCGATGGTCATTCGCCAACTGGTGAGCTATGGCGTAGGATTTACCGTGATGTTTATCATGGCACAGATTCCACCGAATATTTATCGCAGCTTTACACCGATATTTTATATATTAGGCATCGTTTTGCTGGTGTTGGTTGAGATTATTGGTGAAGTACGGATGGGGGCAAAGCGTTGGATTGATATTCCTGGGTTTGGTAGCGTGCAACCGTCAGAATTTATGAAGCTTGGTATGCCTATGATGTGTGCTTGGTTTTTGTCTAAACGTGAGCTACCGCCCTCATTCTTAAGCGTTATAGTGACATTAGCGATTATCATCATACCTGTACTGCTGGTGGCTATAGAGCCAGATCTTGGCACTTCCTTACTGGTCGCTGCCAGTGGCATTTTTGTGTTATTTTTGGCAGGCTTGTCATGGCGAATGATATCAGGCGCGTTGGCGCTGACCATACCTTTAGTCGCTTTTGCATGGCAATTTTTACTGCACGATTACCAACGTACTCGCGTCTTAACCTTATTCAATCCTGAAGGCGATGCGCAAGGGGCTGGCTGGAATATTATCCAGTCCAAGACAGCAATCGGTGCTGGCGGACTCTCTGGAAAAGGCTACCTAGAAGGCACGCAGTCACATCTGCACTTTTTACCTGAAGGGCATACTGACTTCATCATTGCGGCATTCTCAGAAGAATTTGGTCTGTTTGGCGTGATACTGCTAATGTTTATCTATGCTTGCCTATTGACACGTGCGCTATACATTGCTTTTACTCACCCTGACACCTATAGTCGCCTACTGGCAGGTGCCATCGCAATGTCATTTTTTGTTTATATATTTGTCAATGTCGGCATGGTCGGAGGACTTTTGCCCGTTGTGGGCGTTCCGCTTCCGTTTATCAGTTATGGCGGCACAGCGATAGTGACCTTAATGGCGGGATTTGGACTACTGATGTCCATCCATACTCACAAATCATATTAG
- a CDS encoding D-Ala-D-Ala carboxypeptidase family metallohydrolase — MIALAVCVSSVGAQAAILQDNSERRIQIRQGTAVTSNYSSNSNQALSSDDRMQGLIKQKQREYNFDANVSIEENKRVYINKPRASTGYNNSYSTSDNYYSNATAMDFNTWLNSNHFRAQEVANYQRYLSSQIGAHNVPPLEQLLTTARSWDKCGYEPYQLPPQELWSNIVPTLRLYSLLKNQGILPASTEIRSVYRSPGLNSCAGGANSSKHMTAGAIDIWVPEYQDNFWLLSKMQDDLCQFWQYQGESYNFGLGLYSTGSVHLDTQGYRKWGFNHATSSSSCRY, encoded by the coding sequence ATGATAGCTCTTGCTGTATGTGTCAGTAGTGTGGGTGCTCAAGCGGCCATCTTGCAAGACAATAGTGAGCGCCGCATTCAAATACGTCAAGGTACGGCTGTTACCAGTAATTATTCTAGCAACTCTAATCAGGCGCTATCAAGCGATGATCGTATGCAGGGGCTGATCAAACAAAAACAGCGCGAATATAATTTTGATGCCAACGTATCAATAGAAGAAAACAAACGCGTGTATATCAATAAGCCTAGAGCAAGCACTGGTTATAACAATAGTTATAGCACAAGCGATAATTATTATAGTAATGCCACTGCGATGGATTTTAACACTTGGCTCAATAGCAATCACTTTCGGGCACAAGAAGTTGCAAACTACCAACGTTACCTAAGCTCGCAAATCGGGGCTCATAATGTCCCACCGCTTGAACAATTGCTTACCACAGCGCGTAGTTGGGATAAGTGCGGTTATGAGCCTTATCAGTTGCCACCGCAAGAGTTATGGTCAAATATCGTGCCTACGTTACGGCTCTATAGCTTATTAAAAAATCAAGGAATCTTGCCAGCAAGCACGGAAATCCGTTCTGTCTATCGTAGTCCGGGACTCAATAGCTGTGCTGGCGGTGCTAATAGCAGTAAGCATATGACTGCGGGCGCAATAGATATTTGGGTTCCTGAGTACCAAGATAACTTTTGGCTACTGAGTAAGATGCAAGACGATCTGTGTCAGTTTTGGCAATATCAAGGGGAGTCTTATAACTTTGGACTGGGTTTGTACTCAACAGGTTCTGTGCATTTAGACACGCAAGGTTATCGTAAGTGGGGCTTTAATCATGCTACGAGTAGCTCGTCTTGTCGGTATTAG
- a CDS encoding M16 family metallopeptidase, translating into MLKTTLQHATLAQQKRTKSMRISSLSAGMVLGLAALTTPAYTNSAHAALAAEDGYRDSTATVDASAPIAALSKLTSLDNAKPLQLTVPTIEHFKTSAGVPVSFVRATTLPIVDIDLRFNAGSARDGDIRNNGFGIANMAATMLTQGTNRLDEDAFTRAVETLGIDLGSRAYKDMFIVSLRSLSDDEHLLPAVDLMTQTLTQPTFDPQILERNKARLLVGLQQQKQDPGSLASLAFNEALYGSHPYAHPSSGTLETVPSIKKEDLTDFQDRYLVAANASLAMTGNLTLAQAKQLADAITGDLPTGKAAEPLPEPKPLTQAQHIHIPFPSTQTTVLMGQLGNKRATDTKAQQQQTNFAVGNEVMAGGNFNARLMTQIRQNLGLTYGISGSMSPMLARGPYQIGFSTRNDKSRDAIDASLAVIHDTLDKGITLDEMRLTTDNMKNSFPMSFASNAGINGLLGMMNFYKLPDNYLTDYMRRIDNVQLPAVNQTMRETLDPDRFLIVTVGADDPKLKVSTENKVTD; encoded by the coding sequence ATGCTAAAAACAACACTACAACACGCAACTCTAGCACAGCAAAAACGCACCAAATCTATGCGTATATCCTCTCTCAGTGCGGGTATGGTTTTGGGGTTAGCAGCGCTGACCACTCCAGCTTATACAAATTCAGCTCATGCTGCTTTGGCTGCCGAAGACGGCTATCGCGACTCTACCGCGACAGTGGATGCAAGCGCACCCATTGCAGCATTATCTAAGCTTACCAGCCTTGATAACGCCAAACCGCTACAGCTCACTGTACCAACGATTGAGCATTTCAAGACCTCTGCTGGTGTGCCTGTCTCTTTTGTGCGTGCAACTACCCTCCCTATCGTAGATATCGACTTGCGCTTCAATGCTGGTAGCGCCCGTGACGGGGATATACGTAACAATGGTTTTGGTATCGCCAACATGGCCGCTACGATGCTCACTCAAGGAACCAACCGCTTAGATGAAGATGCCTTTACCCGCGCTGTTGAGACTTTAGGTATTGATCTAGGGAGTCGTGCCTACAAAGACATGTTTATCGTCTCGCTGCGCAGCTTGTCTGATGATGAGCATTTGCTACCCGCAGTTGATTTAATGACCCAAACCCTCACCCAGCCAACTTTTGATCCGCAGATTTTGGAGCGCAATAAAGCAAGATTACTGGTCGGTCTACAGCAGCAAAAACAAGATCCAGGCAGCCTTGCTAGCCTCGCTTTCAATGAGGCTCTGTATGGGTCGCACCCTTATGCCCACCCTTCATCGGGCACACTTGAGACCGTACCAAGCATCAAAAAAGAAGATCTGACGGACTTTCAAGACCGCTATCTCGTCGCTGCCAATGCGTCACTTGCCATGACGGGCAATCTAACATTAGCCCAAGCCAAACAACTCGCTGATGCCATCACTGGCGACTTACCTACAGGTAAAGCCGCTGAGCCCTTACCTGAACCAAAACCCCTCACCCAAGCACAGCACATTCATATTCCATTTCCCAGTACTCAAACCACGGTATTAATGGGTCAATTGGGCAACAAGCGCGCCACTGATACTAAGGCTCAGCAGCAGCAAACCAACTTTGCCGTGGGTAATGAAGTCATGGCAGGCGGTAACTTCAATGCCCGACTGATGACACAAATACGTCAAAACCTTGGGCTTACCTATGGCATCTCAGGCTCTATGAGTCCAATGTTGGCTCGCGGCCCTTATCAGATAGGGTTTTCCACACGTAATGACAAATCCCGCGATGCTATCGATGCCAGCTTAGCAGTCATTCACGACACGTTAGACAAGGGAATTACTCTTGATGAGATGCGCTTGACCACGGACAACATGAAGAACAGCTTTCCGATGAGTTTTGCGAGTAATGCGGGAATCAATGGTTTATTGGGGATGATGAATTTTTATAAACTACCAGATAACTATTTGACCGACTATATGAGACGCATTGACAACGTCCAGCTACCAGCAGTCAATCAGACCATGCGTGAGACACTTGATCCTGATCGCTTTTTGATTGTGACGGTAGGAGCAGACGATCCGAAACTGAAAGTCTCAACTGAGAATAAGGTTACAGATTAG
- a CDS encoding M16 family metallopeptidase — MSLSLSLPANSLRMACALALATTLAACQTSNLKPTAQPDVTSLTTVTPSPTTDATKQPSALAMDMSGRHEYQLDNGLKIIVKEDHRAPVVMTQIWYRVGSADEPHDKGGISHLLEHMMFKGTADVSSDDYERLIAKFGGVNNAFTSYDYTGYYELFPANRMALALELEADRMTNLRFDAAAFDKERQVVMEERRQRTDDNPLAKAYESFRLLALPDSSKGESVIGPMSELESITLAELKDWYKIWYAPNNATLVIVGDVEPEDVLTQVKRYFDDLKPSTTLPERPAVRQQGFRGYQKVDSEQAVQVPVLLMGYNVPSLSTVAANNEKQAYALSLAQDVLDGGLSARLESRLIREQGLLTSVGTSYNLLDRGDGLFLIQATPREGISLTQAQDAITAEIGKLATDPINADEISRAKTNTVTGLVYAQDSMQGQAQMIGSLQTIGLDDRLLATLPAKLDSVSVADIQAASKKYLVPDNLTVMHIVPPASQTDKAETSTAETTD, encoded by the coding sequence ATGTCTCTGTCTTTATCACTACCTGCTAACTCACTACGCATGGCCTGCGCCTTAGCACTTGCTACCACCCTTGCTGCGTGTCAAACCAGTAATCTTAAACCAACCGCGCAACCCGATGTAACCAGTTTGACAACCGTCACTCCTAGCCCAACAACAGATGCAACTAAGCAGCCTTCAGCGCTGGCTATGGATATGTCAGGTCGGCATGAGTATCAGCTAGACAATGGACTTAAAATCATCGTAAAAGAAGACCACCGTGCCCCAGTCGTGATGACGCAAATTTGGTATCGTGTGGGCTCAGCAGATGAACCGCACGATAAAGGCGGCATCTCGCATCTACTTGAGCACATGATGTTTAAAGGCACGGCTGACGTCTCAAGTGATGACTATGAACGTTTGATTGCCAAGTTTGGCGGGGTAAATAATGCTTTTACCAGCTATGACTATACTGGTTACTATGAGCTGTTTCCAGCGAACCGTATGGCGCTCGCGCTAGAGTTAGAAGCCGACCGTATGACTAATTTGCGCTTCGATGCCGCCGCGTTTGATAAAGAGCGGCAAGTCGTCATGGAAGAGCGTCGCCAACGTACCGATGACAATCCACTGGCCAAGGCCTATGAGTCATTTCGCTTACTAGCTCTACCTGACAGCTCTAAAGGCGAGTCTGTTATCGGACCCATGAGCGAGCTTGAGTCTATTACACTGGCTGAGTTAAAAGACTGGTACAAAATCTGGTATGCACCTAATAACGCAACCTTGGTGATCGTCGGTGATGTTGAACCAGAAGACGTGCTGACGCAAGTCAAACGCTACTTTGACGATCTAAAACCCAGCACTACTCTGCCTGAGCGTCCTGCCGTCAGACAACAAGGCTTTCGTGGCTATCAAAAAGTAGACTCTGAGCAAGCGGTTCAGGTACCCGTATTACTTATGGGTTATAACGTACCTAGTCTGTCAACAGTGGCTGCAAATAATGAAAAGCAAGCGTACGCTCTTTCACTTGCGCAAGATGTGCTTGACGGCGGTCTGTCTGCTCGACTAGAGAGTCGGCTCATCCGTGAACAAGGCCTACTGACCTCTGTAGGAACTTCTTATAACTTGCTTGATCGCGGCGACGGCTTGTTTCTGATACAAGCTACTCCTCGTGAAGGTATTAGCTTGACGCAAGCGCAAGACGCCATCACGGCTGAGATAGGCAAGCTTGCTACCGACCCCATCAATGCCGATGAAATAAGCCGCGCGAAGACCAATACTGTCACTGGCCTAGTTTACGCGCAAGACAGTATGCAAGGACAAGCCCAGATGATTGGCTCACTACAGACTATCGGACTCGATGACAGACTACTTGCAACCCTGCCCGCCAAGCTAGATAGCGTGAGTGTCGCTGACATCCAAGCCGCCAGCAAAAAATACCTGGTGCCAGACAACCTGACCGTGATGCATATCGTACCACCTGCCAGTCAAACGGATAAAGCTGAGACAAGCACAGCAGAAACGACTGACTAG
- the ftsY gene encoding signal recognition particle-docking protein FtsY, with translation MAEAKPKHVDEKQGRQQGSWFNRMKSGLSKSRKNLAEGMVSILIGGKEIDDELLEEVEDQLLVADIGVNATNRIIKSLTEQTARGDLIYAHSLYKALQSELVDILTPKVAPLVIDTSKKPFVILVVGVNGVGKTTTIGKLAKRLQGEGKSVMLAAGDTFRAAATEQLQIWGERNNIPVVAQGHGSDSASVIFDAMQSAKAKNIDVLIADTAGRLQNKTYLMNELEKVVRVMQKSDPSAPHEGMIVLDAGTGQNAINQVELFNKVVPLTGITITKLDGTAKGGVVFNIAETTDVPIRYIGVGESIDDLRAFSPKQFVAALFETDES, from the coding sequence ATGGCTGAAGCTAAACCAAAGCATGTAGATGAGAAGCAAGGCCGTCAACAGGGCAGCTGGTTTAATCGGATGAAATCAGGACTCAGTAAGTCACGTAAGAATCTAGCAGAAGGCATGGTTAGTATCCTTATCGGTGGCAAAGAGATCGATGATGAGTTATTAGAAGAGGTTGAAGACCAACTGTTGGTCGCTGATATTGGGGTAAATGCGACCAATCGTATTATCAAAAGTTTGACTGAGCAAACAGCTCGTGGTGATTTGATTTATGCGCATTCACTGTATAAGGCCTTACAAAGCGAGCTGGTTGACATCTTAACGCCAAAAGTAGCGCCGCTGGTGATTGATACCAGTAAAAAACCCTTTGTTATCTTGGTTGTTGGCGTGAATGGTGTAGGTAAAACGACTACCATCGGGAAGCTTGCCAAGCGTTTACAAGGTGAAGGTAAGTCGGTCATGCTAGCGGCTGGTGATACTTTCCGCGCTGCTGCTACCGAGCAGCTACAGATTTGGGGTGAGCGTAACAATATCCCAGTCGTCGCTCAAGGTCATGGCTCTGACAGCGCTTCGGTCATCTTTGATGCGATGCAATCTGCCAAAGCCAAAAACATCGACGTGCTGATTGCGGATACTGCAGGCCGTTTGCAGAATAAGACTTACTTGATGAACGAATTAGAAAAAGTAGTACGAGTGATGCAAAAGTCAGACCCGAGCGCCCCGCATGAGGGCATGATTGTCCTTGATGCTGGTACAGGTCAAAATGCCATCAATCAAGTGGAGCTGTTCAATAAAGTGGTGCCACTAACGGGTATTACTATTACTAAGCTTGACGGTACGGCCAAAGGTGGGGTGGTATTCAATATCGCTGAAACGACCGATGTACCCATCCGTTATATTGGGGTTGGCGAGTCAATTGATGACTTGCGTGCCTTTAGTCCCAAGCAGTTTGTTGCCGCTTTGTTTGAGACGGATGAAAGTTAA
- a CDS encoding methylated-DNA--[protein]-cysteine S-methyltransferase: MIVTMTNFAQDQLILIASTDEHQSPKLVEINWLSKDQSWRQSKSSAKLKRHYELSEDDFIFIDKNSLSKQYPAQALLLDAINQLNKYAAGKRDSFDLPLDTSIGTEFQQKVWQALQAINYGEAISYATLAQRVGNPKGFRAVANANGKNPFSIIIPCHRVIASDGKLGGYTGGLDKKAYLLALEGVQYKT; this comes from the coding sequence ATGATTGTAACAATGACAAATTTTGCTCAAGATCAATTAATTTTGATAGCAAGCACAGATGAGCATCAAAGCCCCAAGCTTGTTGAGATTAATTGGCTGTCAAAAGATCAGTCATGGCGACAGTCTAAATCCTCTGCCAAGCTCAAAAGGCACTATGAGCTTAGCGAGGATGATTTCATATTCATAGATAAGAATAGCCTAAGTAAACAGTATCCTGCTCAGGCTTTACTGCTTGATGCCATTAACCAGCTTAATAAATATGCTGCTGGCAAGCGCGATAGTTTTGACTTGCCACTAGATACCTCAATAGGTACTGAGTTTCAGCAAAAAGTATGGCAAGCACTACAAGCTATCAATTACGGTGAGGCTATCAGCTATGCTACGTTAGCACAGCGCGTGGGTAATCCAAAAGGCTTTCGCGCGGTGGCCAATGCTAACGGCAAAAACCCCTTTAGCATTATTATCCCTTGCCATCGGGTCATTGCCAGCGATGGTAAGCTTGGGGGCTATACTGGTGGACTGGATAAAAAAGCATACTTGCTAGCACTTGAAGGGGTGCAGTATAAAACCTAA